The Paenibacillus sp. FSL W8-0426 region AATGGACGCGAAACGGAGGTAATCAGATGACTTTTTCGGGGTTTAACGATAACGATTTTGATGTTTTCCAGATACCTGGACTGGAACCGCGTATGGAAATGCTGATCGAGCGGGTACGGCCGAAGCTGGAAACGATCGGAGCAGAGCTTGCGCCGTACCTGACGGAATTGTGCGGGGAGGAAATGTTCGTGCATGTGGCCAAACACGCGCGCAGAACCGTCAATCCGCCTATAGATACATGGGTGGCCTGGGCTTCCTCCAAACGTGGATATAAAGCATTGCCACACTTTGAAGTGGGTTTGTTTGGCACGCATCTGTTCGTCATTTTCGCCATCATCTACGAGAGTCCGAACAAAGCGGCATTTGCCGAAGGGCTGGAGCGCCAGTTGCGGGAAGTACGCCGGTTCATGCCACAGGGTTACTATTGGTCCATGGACCATATGTCGCCCACAGGTACCCTTCAGCAAAATATGCAGGATGAGGATTACGATAAAATCATCACCAAGCTGAAGACGGTGAAAAAAGCCGAGGTGATGTGCGGCCTGCGTATTGAGCGCGATGATCCGCTGGCGGCAGACGGCGAAAAGCTGCTTGAAACCGTGCGTCAAACGTTCAAAACGTTGCTGCCTTTGTATAAAATGTCATTTTAGCCGGCTGTCGGACATGCCGGCTTATAATCAAAAAAGCTTCCGAGCCTTTACCTGGCCGGAAGCTTTTTTGATTTATCCAGTTTGTCCCCTGCCTTATTTGGCCGGCACGGTTCGATACGGCTTCCGCGAAAGCACAAAATGCACCGCCGCCAATGAAGCCATCACCACCGCGCTGGCGATAAACGGAGCCGGGTGACCGACGTGGTCCCAGAGCAAGCCGGATACGATGGGGCCTACCACCATGCCCGACCCTTGAAGGGTAAGAAAGAAACCCCAGATGGCCCCTCGCTCTCCCTTGGGAATCAGCGTCGCCACAAAGGTGTTCCAGGCCGGCAAAATCATGGCATAGCTAACGCCAACCAGCATGACGATGCCGAATACAACCGGAATCGAAGTGATGGAGGCAAATGCCAGCAAACTGGCTGCAGCGAGCAAAAAGCCCATGTTCAGAAACAGGGATGTACCGAACCTGTCCACCATTTTGCCGACGGGCAGCAGGGCCAGCACCGTAATCCCTCCGCCCGCCACCAGCAGCAGGCTGTACAGATTCGGCGAAATATGCAAGTCCGTACGCGTATACAGCGTAATGACCGGGCTGAGCAATCCAATGACGAAGGATTGCATGAACAAGGCCGGATAGACGAGCGGATTTACGTTTAAAGTGTCACGCACCCGCTGCAATGTTTGCTGCACACTTTTCTTGAGCCGAAACAGCGGTGTGAACAGATGAGGTTTCGCCGGCACGTTTTTCTGTCTCCCTTTGTTCGCAGCCTCTGAATGCTCTCCCTCCACGACTACATGTCCTGGCAAGATCATGGCGACAAGAATGACCAGGACGGCACAGCCCAGCAGCACGAGAAAAATGGTGCGGTAATCGTGATGCGTCCGCTCAAGCAGCCAATTCATGCCAACAGGGCCGAGCCCCGTGCCGCCAAGCGCAGCCATCTCCAGCGCGCCCATCGCAGTCCCGTTTTTGTTCTGGGGGCCGGACATTGCCGTTACTCCTGTCATCGCGCACGGCCATAACGGAGACGTGCCGATGCCGAGAATCAGGCAGGCCAGCGACAAGCCGAATGAGCTTTTGAAAAAAATAATCATGATGAGCGCAAGGAGGGTGCACACTAATGCCGTCACCATCGTTAGGCGAAAACCGATTCGCTCGGCAGCCCATCCTGACGGGGCACGAAACAAATTATCTCCCAAATATTGCAAAGCAAAGGCTACGCCGATAATCCCGGCGGACAATCCAAGGACGCTCCCCATGTATACGGGAAGGACGGCGACGAGCAGCGCCCCTTTAATGACCTCGACCAAAAACAAGGTCAGCCACATGGCGATAAAAAAAGGCGTGCGCAAAATGTTGGTCGGTTTGGTTGCTGGTTGTGGTTGCATGTTTTTCCCCTTTCAGCGTTCATTCGTTGGCTTATGGACCCGCCTCAGGCGAACAAATTCGCCCAAATCCTTGTAATTTGAAATTTTGTCATAAGGATTGCTTGCATTCGGTCCCACATTTGCTATACTCATTTTTGTTTGATATAAAGTTTCCTCATGAAACTGAACCCATTTTAATGAAGAAAGGTTGTGACAGCACTGATGGATCACCGCCGTACGCCGCTGTTTACCGCTTTAACCAATCACGCGGCACTCAATCCGGTGCAATTTCATATTCCGGGACATAAAAAAGGATTGGGAACGGATACCGAGTTTCGTGAATTTATCGGCGATAATGCCCTGTCCATCGATTTGATCAATATCGCTCCATTGGATGATCTCCATCAGCCTACAGGCGTCATTCAGGAAGCGCAGATGCTGGCCGCGGATGCCTTCGGAGCCGATTATACCTATTTCAGCGTACAGGGCACAAGCAGTGCCATCATGACCATGATTTTGTCAGTATGCGAACCGGGCGATAAAATTATTGTACCCCGTAACGTGCATAAATCGGTCATGTCAGCCATTATTTTCTCGGGAGCCAAACCGGTATTCGTCTCTCCCGCACAAGACGCAAATCTGGGCATCGACCACGGAGTAACCGTTCGTTCGGTCAGGCGTGCGCTTGAGCGTCATCCAGACGCCAAGGCATTGCTTGTCATTAATCCGACGTATTTCGGCGTATGTACAGATCTGAAGGAGATCGTGGAGCTGGCGCACAGCTACCAGGTTCCTGTGCTTGTCGACGAGGCGCATGGCGTGCTGATTCATTTTCACGAGGACCTGCCGCTTTCTGCGATGGCTGCCGGAGCCGATATGTCCGCAACGAGCGTGCACAAGCTGGGCGGTTCCATGACACAGAGCTCTGTATTGAACCTGAACACCAAAAACGGGTTCGTGAACCCGCAGCGTGTACAGACGATCCTCAGTATGCTGACTTCAACCTCAACATCATATATTTTGCTGGCTTCATTGGACACGTCCAGACGCAATCTGGCACTGAATGGCCACGCTATGGCACAGAAAGCCATCGATCTGGCTGAATTCGCCAGAAGAGCCATCAACGACATCGACGGATTGCACTGTTTCGGCAGAGAATTGCTTGGAACGGAAGCAACCTTCAACATGGACCCGACCAAGCTTACGATCCATGTTCGTCATCTGGGCATTACCGGTTATGAGACCGAAAATTGGCTGCGTGAGCATTACAATATCGAAGTCGAGCTTAGCGACATGTACAATATTTTGTGTCTCATCACTCCGGGTGATACGGACGAATCGGTCGACATTTTGCTGAACGCGCTGCAGGATCTGTCCCGTACGTATTACCAGGTCAACCCGGCGCATGAACTGGTCGTCAAAGTACCTGACATCCCGCAATTGATGCTCACTCCGCGTGATGCCTT contains the following coding sequences:
- a CDS encoding DUF1054 domain-containing protein produces the protein MTFSGFNDNDFDVFQIPGLEPRMEMLIERVRPKLETIGAELAPYLTELCGEEMFVHVAKHARRTVNPPIDTWVAWASSKRGYKALPHFEVGLFGTHLFVIFAIIYESPNKAAFAEGLERQLREVRRFMPQGYYWSMDHMSPTGTLQQNMQDEDYDKIITKLKTVKKAEVMCGLRIERDDPLAADGEKLLETVRQTFKTLLPLYKMSF
- a CDS encoding MFS transporter; this encodes MQPQPATKPTNILRTPFFIAMWLTLFLVEVIKGALLVAVLPVYMGSVLGLSAGIIGVAFALQYLGDNLFRAPSGWAAERIGFRLTMVTALVCTLLALIMIIFFKSSFGLSLACLILGIGTSPLWPCAMTGVTAMSGPQNKNGTAMGALEMAALGGTGLGPVGMNWLLERTHHDYRTIFLVLLGCAVLVILVAMILPGHVVVEGEHSEAANKGRQKNVPAKPHLFTPLFRLKKSVQQTLQRVRDTLNVNPLVYPALFMQSFVIGLLSPVITLYTRTDLHISPNLYSLLLVAGGGITVLALLPVGKMVDRFGTSLFLNMGFLLAAASLLAFASITSIPVVFGIVMLVGVSYAMILPAWNTFVATLIPKGERGAIWGFFLTLQGSGMVVGPIVSGLLWDHVGHPAPFIASAVVMASLAAVHFVLSRKPYRTVPAK
- a CDS encoding aminotransferase class I/II-fold pyridoxal phosphate-dependent enzyme, yielding MDHRRTPLFTALTNHAALNPVQFHIPGHKKGLGTDTEFREFIGDNALSIDLINIAPLDDLHQPTGVIQEAQMLAADAFGADYTYFSVQGTSSAIMTMILSVCEPGDKIIVPRNVHKSVMSAIIFSGAKPVFVSPAQDANLGIDHGVTVRSVRRALERHPDAKALLVINPTYFGVCTDLKEIVELAHSYQVPVLVDEAHGVLIHFHEDLPLSAMAAGADMSATSVHKLGGSMTQSSVLNLNTKNGFVNPQRVQTILSMLTSTSTSYILLASLDTSRRNLALNGHAMAQKAIDLAEFARRAINDIDGLHCFGRELLGTEATFNMDPTKLTIHVRHLGITGYETENWLREHYNIEVELSDMYNILCLITPGDTDESVDILLNALQDLSRTYYQVNPAHELVVKVPDIPQLMLTPRDAFYGDTEVIPFKESAGRIIAEFIYVYPPGIPILLPGEVITQENIDYIVDHVEVGLPVKGPEDRSVTNVKVIVEADAIF